The Phyllobacterium zundukense DNA segment GAAGGCAAGCAATCGCGCGAGCGTTTGACGCTGATCCGCATCTACGAGGAACTTCGCACCCTTGGATTTGAGGGCAGCTATGATTCAGTGCGCCGCTACGCGAAGGCGTGGTCGAAGACACGCGGTGCGGTGCCCAAGGCGTACGGTTTAAAAGGTAAATTGCAACCTACCATCTGGAGCGTCTCTGCGACCACTCAGTGCGTAGGCTTGCAACATGGGATACGACAAAATTGAAAAATGTAATACGAACGATGTAAAATACATCTTGCTAATTGACCTTTAAACCTTATTTAAGTATCACCATGATACATAACGAGTACCGAGATGGTGTTCGCTTGGGGGGAATAGTGACCACCACTCAGCCTTGGAATCCTGGACGTGCGACGGATGAAATCAGAGCAATTGCGAAAGATAGAAAATTAGTTCTGAGTTATAAACTTCATGCCGGTGAACGCCTAGCGGAACGCAACCTTATCATGTCGGATGTGTTGTACGCCCTGAGAAACGGGTTCGTATATCAACAGCCGATTCCCGCAACTCGGGCTGGTCATTTTCGGTACCGAGTTGAGTGCAGGACGCCAAATAGCGGCAGCAGGGCTATTGGCGTGGTTGTAATACCTGCGAAAACCGGATGCCTGATAAAGATTATTTCGGTCATGTGGATCGATGAATACGAGCGGATCGCCGGCTCAATAATTGGAGTAGAGGAAGATGAGTAACGAACACCATTACACGGAAAGCGGACTGACCAATGTCTACATCAGTGGCATTGCGGTTGAGCTGGATGATGATGGCGATGAAACCATCACGATTCCGGCAATTAATGAGCTTCATCACATAATTGCTCTTGGTATTGTCAGCCACTCCAAGGGGATTAGCGGAGATGAATTGCGCTTTCTCCGTACCGAAATGGGCTTGACCCAGTCTGAGCTTGCAAAGCTAGTGCATAGGGATAAGCAATCCATCGGTCGTTGGGAGCGTGGCGAAGTTGAACTCGACAGCTCTGCCGAGGCACTCATCAGAAGAATGGCTGTTGAGAAGTTGGACCTGCCGGTAGATGCCGGGATCGATGAATTGTCGCGTCGAAGCGTTCCTACAGTGGAAGAACAGACGATTAACATTAAGATGGTGAATAACAATCATTCTCACTACGAGTTGCTCGCTGCCTGAACCCACGCGGGGATAAGCACATTGTTTAACCCCGCTTCGGCGGGGTTTTCTTTTGCCCACGGCATGGTCTGTTCGCGCGGCGTATGAGCCATACTAAAGCTGGCATTACCGATGAACGCGCCTAGCCGATACGTAAGACGGTGCGGCGTGCTCGGAAGATTGACGCTCTACCCGAGCTCTGCCAGTTTGCGGTTGGGCATTAGGGGGACAGAATGAGCAACATTTTAGGGTCAACTGTAATAGCTGCTGCAATATTGCTGGCCGTTACGTTCTACGCTTGGACAAATCGGATCGATGTAGTGCCTACGTCGGGGTTTATGGTCAGCGTCCACGACAGATGGACTGGTGAGATTTACGCGTGCACTAGCTCACAGTGCATCCCCTACAAAACGCCTTATTGACGCCTATCCCCACCTCTGCAACTGTTCCGGCGGGGATAGGGGACATCATCATGCTAAAAATAATTGTGTGGGGCCTGGCGCTGGTCATTGTGCCACAGCAGGCATTCGCTTTCTGCTCGCGCGGCTTTGCTCTCGATCCGAACGACGCGCTGAATGTCGAGCTGAGATATCTCTTTTGCCTTCATAACGAGCAGAACGACGCTCTCAACAAACATGCTGAAATCATCAACAGCCAGGGAAGCCTGATTCAAAGGCTTGACTCAAAGATTGATGAATTGGAGTTGAAACTCGATTTGTTGGCTCGGGAATTGGTTACCTTGAGAACACAAACAGGCAATTAATGATCAGGCCGCGGCGATCGGGAGGGACACCATGGCGCTACGAACAATCAGCTTGAGTGAACTCGATAACTTCAAGATGGATGAGAACGGAGATCTGCACTGGAAAGACGGAAAGGTCTATGTCCATAAGCGGATCAGCCTGAGAGGTTACGAGTTGGCGCTAGCAACAATCGGCGCGACGGGTGCGCTCTTGGCAGGTGTTCATCCGTTTCTGCATTCCTTTGGTTGGGTGTAGTCACACGGCAGGGGACAGCGCATCGCGTTACCTTCGGCTCCGCAAGGACTGACCGAACTTACAGTCCGCCCCGCAACACGGGTGCTTATATCACGTTCTTGCGGACGACGTTCCCTGGTGACGTCAGTGTGAAATATGCCTTTTGGGTCTCCGGTCTACAACCTTCGCCGTGGCTTTCCCTTGCAGGTGAGGCCTGACGATTTAACGGGGTAATCTGGTGAATCCTCGCCAGGCCTCTGTTGGGATGGCCTCCAACGCAACGTAAACCTGCAAACAGGGCAAACGTTCCGACTTAGCCCAGTCAAAGGCCCCGACCGCCGATGGGGGGCGGCGGCCGGGATGCTGACTGGTAGCCACATGAGATGGGAGCGCCAGCCCTAAAATGCTGCGCTCGTATGGTTAAGAAATGATAAAAAACTAGGCCCTGCGCCGCGGCTTGCGCTTCCCCCAGCGCTCAACCTTTCCGGTTGGTGTCGGCCGCCGCTGCGTCTCGATGAAGATACCCGCCTCCCAAAATGCCACCCGCGCCACAGCAGCCGAGCATTCCCCCGCCAGGCACTTCAATAAAATTTCCTTGCAGACGTAGAGTTTCGGTCCCGCTGCTTCGTCGGGCCATTGCTCCAGTATGAACTTCGCGGCATCGTAGGCCGAGGTAATGCCGATGCTGGTGCCGCGCTGCAGCACTGAGACCATTGGGAATGACTTGTAATCTTCATACATAGCGGGGGAAACGGTAGCAGAAGGCTCAAGTTCCGGCATTAGTCCCTTCGGATTATGGCGTCGTTCCAATTGTTCCTGAATCCCATAAAAGCCAAGACACCAAACAGGAGATTCCACTCACCACCAGCATGAATGCATGGCCATAGACGAGCCGGTCTCGGTTGCCCATTCGAGCACATTTGTCGGTGGTATCCCCCTTATAGATTTCAACGCCGCTATCGACTGAATAGTCCCAGTCGTTGTCTCGATAGAATGCAAAATCCTTGTAAGCTTGCCAGACCGAATGCAGGAAGACGCCCGCAAACAGCAGAAATATGAACATCAAGGCCCCATTCCCTATAGCGCGTTAGCTGGAGGCAAAAGTATCTTAGCTTCGGAGAAATACAAGCCAGATCGATTAGCGTGCTTGTCAGAGATTTGTTCCAAAATAAAAATTAACGAATTCGACCAGGCGATCGTACGAGTATAGCAAGGAGACGGCCGTCAACAGACCAATACCGGTCCAGGCAAGGATTTTTGCGAGATAACCGCGTTTTGCCACGCCGAGTAATTTCTCAATCAGGAAATCAAAGAACATATCCATTCGGTTCTCGCCGTGTTGCTTAAGCTCACTGCAGAAGCCACAGCGCTTGTCGAAGCCGAACTTGCCCCTCTGCATGCGTGGTTGTGATGTTGTACGGGGTTACACATCGGACGCAAACATTTCTCCCTGATTGTGCCTGGCCGACAGATGACGGAGTTCAGTTTCGTGTCAGAATCCCTACAAGATAAATCAGACATGGAACAATTAAACTGATGAAGTTAATAGCCGAGCCTGTGAAAGTTCCCACGTTGTCTTTTCCGCGGAGGCTTCGATAAGACCAGTACAATGCCAGATGAAGGCCGAAGAATATGATTACTGGGCCGAGGCTCACACTCATGTACCCGCCTTCGATACCGCTACCGGGGGGCGCTACCAAATATTTATACGAAGATACAACCAGACTGGTTAGTAACATGAAAATCATCAGTAGAACGACCGATACTGCTTGTACCATGCTGGAGGCTCGAATCAATTTTGTGGTTGGAGTTGGGAAGATGATTCTGCCATGTAATCATCGATCCACACACGCATTTTCCCGCGTCCATGGATAGAAATATCCTTAAATCCGAAGCTGTTCAGACTGTACCACGATCCCGAGGAAAAAGAATCGGGGGCAGCCAGGTCTTGTGATCGATCAACTTCTTTCAGACCCAGTCAGTCGGCAGCCAACGAAAGCCCTTTTCCTCTTTCACTACGTGGCCAACTCCAGGGAACGGATAGTGATAGCCGCAGACCAGCAGCCTGTCGCTTGCGGCCCGCTCCAACAAGGCCCTGCGGGTCTTCGCGCCCTTCTCACGATCATGGTCCCACATGATCTGCCATTCCGGCTTGTCAAAGGCGATGTGGATATTGGCGATAGGATCACCCGTGATCAAAAGCTGTTCACGCCCGGAAGCCACCAGCAGTGAAATATGCCCCTGGGTGTGACCTGCCGTATCGAGAACCGTGATGCCCGTCATAACATCGGCCCCGCCCTTGATTGGCTGCACTCTGTCTCCGAGCGTTGAAAATACCTTCTGAACCACAGGCAGATTTGGCGTTGCCCATTCCGGAAGTTTCGATGCAGCGTCCGGCCCGTTCCAGAGATCAAGTTCGGTCTCCGAAAGGACTATGTTGGCATTCGGAAATTGCTTGGCCGGATCGGCCTCGAGCCCGCCGACGTGATCGGGATGGCAGTGCGTAAG contains these protein-coding regions:
- a CDS encoding DUF4258 domain-containing protein — its product is MTTTQPWNPGRATDEIRAIAKDRKLVLSYKLHAGERLAERNLIMSDVLYALRNGFVYQQPIPATRAGHFRYRVECRTPNSGSRAIGVVVIPAKTGCLIKIISVMWIDEYERIAGSIIGVEEDE
- a CDS encoding helix-turn-helix domain-containing protein, whose translation is MSNEHHYTESGLTNVYISGIAVELDDDGDETITIPAINELHHIIALGIVSHSKGISGDELRFLRTEMGLTQSELAKLVHRDKQSIGRWERGEVELDSSAEALIRRMAVEKLDLPVDAGIDELSRRSVPTVEEQTINIKMVNNNHSHYELLAA
- a CDS encoding MBL fold metallo-hydrolase yields the protein MKAAIAGPVVAAFKNPHTALAADPGMTKASLGYYQFALGEFHVTAVCDGVFSLPTDSIATNVEADEKEAYFDAHYIAPDEFKLQLNTLVVDTGQKRILVDTGIGPGKDWAPRAGRLVKSLEGAGIEASSIDTVVLTHCHPDHVGGLEADPAKQFPNANIVLSETELDLWNGPDAASKLPEWATPNLPVVQKVFSTLGDRVQPIKGGADVMTGITVLDTAGHTQGHISLLVASGREQLLITGDPIANIHIAFDKPEWQIMWDHDREKGAKTRRALLERAASDRLLVCGYHYPFPGVGHVVKEEKGFRWLPTDWV
- a CDS encoding DUF982 domain-containing protein, coding for MPELEPSATVSPAMYEDYKSFPMVSVLQRGTSIGITSAYDAAKFILEQWPDEAAGPKLYVCKEILLKCLAGECSAAVARVAFWEAGIFIETQRRPTPTGKVERWGKRKPRRRA